One stretch of Mycteria americana isolate JAX WOST 10 ecotype Jacksonville Zoo and Gardens chromosome 16, USCA_MyAme_1.0, whole genome shotgun sequence DNA includes these proteins:
- the BAHCC1 gene encoding LOW QUALITY PROTEIN: BAH and coiled-coil domain-containing protein 1 (The sequence of the model RefSeq protein was modified relative to this genomic sequence to represent the inferred CDS: inserted 2 bases in 1 codon; deleted 2 bases in 2 codons), with product MGSARAPAGARCAPRQGRPAPAGPHSPRARNASSGAEDEPAAPARSAARRRPARPAAAALRIAGRAEEPCRGPAEPPAGDARAGGCPGMDGRDFAPPPRLLSERGSLGHRHGAGRVAGSAHGAVQPPGHFQPTKYFPXAIAMATHTAGSGLMGNAPASSFMGGFLSSSLGSGAPSHPAGPAASPPEPAFRGPHSGTSQIWFSHSHEAPGYPRFSGSLASTFLPMSHLDHHGNSNVLYGQHRFYESQKDNFYLRNLPAQPALLPAGHGFPGIARAAPGPPTGSCSREREAGPLPKTPKDYDRFLAGKEKAGKGDPKERPPEEDPKDRHKAVLPVSPEGHCKEGLPPRGAGDGRPKHLASCLLGAKGLEGDVGRAVLPSCAGSALPRAGRCSAKEPCRGEREPGAPEAPQPYGECMERRQMLHHAVSYAVPTGPAPLGPAAGSFPCLQLHAGSEVLCPLPEPAGRELKLSGATLVPSVGHLTDKSRSFQVAAEAGGLERAEGKDRHAEVGAEPPAAYGGPFHHSLKAEGPAERRLEWGAPGARLKGLEYLGGGAAEGPPFAGRGPAPKGALEKGYFEVPPAPDCSRAARPDPLGVRVGPSCCTLEKGPPKDPPPGPGPQKVARIRHQQHPEAEAAGPGPEGKRKPLELSALGYGGPPLPPWGVQGQGPPLAVAEERKGPYLDPFGTSLQQAALMTQGSVLGQEVPAAPDEVSAMKNLLKYSNQALLGGQKGPPFVGLGGVKGSCAHQDAKFPPGKGQPELERPDCARGREHDGLAPGEGEVRQPPVGIAVAVARQKDTLGRPEPSYGGGGSGRQGRAAAGIKAGAARPMHLIDLEAEEERGRLCEERLGLPGRELLLQDNKDLVEFARMHPSGGCPGELTPHLMIAGGSSLPAGQLGGDPAAHAHPAHTHWLPRTRSPSIWMGGHSYGIGHPALHQNLPPAFPASMPSTMQPVFPLSQDPPAQLVILPTEPPAHGTPHTLADVMDQASLWPPMYPGRGPGAHLQHTGQLPVYSRSQFLRQQELYALQQQQRAAQALEIQRQAHVQRKPEEQPLELEDGGPEKPLKPSHKAVALNPPAKGLSSAAPGPPKLSPCCHSPALRHPAKCPVALPAAPCTLPVCPAASSAVAPRSPADSPLPVQSKGSDGEDKRGEGQPPRDYPKSLEPDLPPGYSYPAAGMGFSEAHSAEPADPDTMHAGSPPAEPEQSRTFSPAGEVLREPGPPREPAAGGAMAEGPGALLHRHHLLLAPGSLCGERGPAPAAGAAEERAPVPFGVRREAAQGAPEQSPPEQQQHPVPVVGASPLPPAVEEEEEEEEEEGDSDGSEPEGSCDEEDGDSPGGRQGHPGGLEALIAAGIDLGELPALGSPREPPPAPPSPAPHASGIPGIALLSELADLELRRRRCDLALEGEDEDLLAFNLQNLATVAAAWSLVEAASREGSPPVLSPLPTSPPPRARVPRRKYTWTPKTKAVCPLKAAIEQLNTQEVEVRMRLAELQRRYKEKQRELVKLQRRHDHERDESSRSPARRGPGRPRKRKHSSTLGRAESRKVKAVKTSLSLLCAELRGDPEPKKKMSKLAEAAFGSLKGSPEKVRCKKSGSQGKLACKVAHKVSQLKQKVKSKGLPAGISPFRRKDPNPAGRIQKKLSRPKSSKATKYQPQDPDPRQPAGFKDEHDGDTDSEDGDDEPGLSLLPSVPVAVLGPSPSSVVKMEANEKAKKKKERQGLLGPCRLGSPEGEVKIKRRPVKPGTGKLEKVPARRKAGGCEEGGKKKLKAKPKESLRPPAPSGPSAPAPAGSLFAGTDPRHFGPRDEGARLASERLKKATRKSKVLQSALRRKNGALSLALSPRSAKTILSKGKKLAKVKSKVATKQCKGRAVSKLLESFTVEDDFDFDDNSSFSEEEEEGGCLAGVARVGRRSPPPHACAIQKEDLRDGLHILIPKEDSLLYAGSVRTIQPPDIYSIIIEGERGNRQRIYSQEQLLQEAVLDVRPQSRRSLPPGTRVCAYWSQKSRCLYPGNVVRGSSSDEEEDDPEAVMVEFDDGDTGHIAVSNIRLLPPDFKIQCTEPSPALLVSSSCRRTKRSCGDVPPASELPPSLCPDRHDGPEPPKNSGKKAAGKEKSGKAAEVLSGGKAPVLSDPFLGRRGGPLLSWSAVAQTKRKAASKGTAVLQNLFQVNGSAKKLRAKEAIFPVHHHHHLAAPVFGNGFGADSFSRIASSYASFGAGAGLVLPAAQKLLRSKKAERLEAEMGKSSRRKAGSEYLVKLDHEGVTSPKNKNCKALLLAEKDFGAKLERPLAGHGYAHAALAGKDRKGRAPVHQLPVGLALRKYSGQAEFTLNCDSDCHSSYSDMDEDEEAGGLGADVPSRFMTRLSVSSSSSGSSTSSSSGSISTSSLCSSDNEDSSYSSEDEDSTLLLQTCLSHPVPALLAQPEALRSKSGAPQRCFLTKAAAAGPKAKLKRKEALSFSKAKEFSRRQRLPSVENRPKISAFLPARQLWRWSGNPTQRRGMKGKARKLFYKAIVRGKETLRIGDCAVFLSAGRPNLPYIGRIESMWESWGSNMVVKVKWFYHPEETKLGKRQSDGKNALYQSCHEDENDVQTISHKCQVVGREHYEQMTRSKKYQDRQDLYYLAGTYDPTTGRLVTADGVPILC from the exons TCATGGGGGGcttcctgagcagcagcctgggctcgGGGGCACCCAGCcaccccgccggccccgccgcctccccgccggagCCGGCTTTCCGCGGGCCTCACTCCGGCACTTCCCAGATCTGGTTCTCGCACTCCCACGAAG ccccggggtaCCCCCGCTTCTCTGGGAGCCTGGCCTCCACCTTCCTGCCCATGAGCCACCTGGACCACCACGGCAACAGCAACGTCCTCTACGGCCAGCACCGCTTCTACGAGAGCCAGAAAG ATAACTTCTACCTGCGCAACCTGCCCGCCCAGCCCGCCCTGCTCCCTGCCGGCCACGGCTTCCCCGGCATCGCCCGTGCCGCCCCTGGGCCCCCCACGGGCTCCTGCAGCCGGGAGCGGGAGGCCGGACCCCTGCCCAAGACCCCCAAGGACTACGACCGCTTCCTGGCGGGCAAGGAGAAGGCGGGCAAGGGGGATCCCAAGGAGCGGCCGCCCGAGGAGGACCCCAAGGATCGGCACAAAGCGGTGCTGCCGGTGTCGCCGGAGGGGCACTGCAAGGAGGGGCTGCCCCCTCGGGGGGCCGGCGACGGCCGCCCCAAGCACCtcgcctcctgcctgctgggcgCCAAGGGGCTGGAGGGCGACGTCGGCCGCGCCGTGCTGCCCAGCTGCGCCGGTAGCGCCCTGCCCCGCGCCGGCCGCTGCAGCGCCAAGGAACCGTGCCGGGGCGAGCGGGAGCCGGGCGCCCCCGAGGCGCCCCAGCCCTACGGCGAGTGCATGGAGCGGCGGCAGATGCTGCACCACGCCGTTTCCTACGCGGTGCCCACCGGGCCGGCCCCGCttggccccgccgccggctccttcccctgcctgcagctgcacgCCGGCTCCGAGGTGCTGTGCCCGCTGCCGGAGCCGGCCGGCCGGGAGCTGAAGCTGAGCGGGGCCACGCTGGTGCCCTCGGTGGGACACCTGACGGACAAGAGCCGCTCCTTCCAGGTGGCGGCGGAGGCCGGCGGGCTGGAGCGCGCCGAGGGCAAGGACCGGCACGCCGAGGTGggggccgagcccccggccgCTTACGGTGGCCCCTTCCACCACTCGCTGAAGGCGGAGGGCCCGGCAGAGCGGCGGCTGGAGTGGGGGGCTCCCGGTGCACGGCTGAAGGGGCTGGAGTACCTGGGCGGGGGGGCAGCCGAGGGGCCCCCCTTTGCCGGCCGGGGCCCAGCGCCCAAGGGTGCTCTGGAGAAGGGCTACTTCGAGGTGCCGCCGGCACCCGACTGctcccgcgccgcccgccccgaccCCCTGGGCGTCCGGGTCGGCCCCTCCTGCTGCACTTTAGAGAAGGgcccccccaaggacccccccccggggccgggtcCCCAGAAAGTGGCACGGATCCGGCACCAGCAGCACCCCGAGGCGGAGGCGGCCGGCCCTGGCCCCGAGGGCAAGCGCAAGCCCCTGGAGCTGAGCGCCCTGGGCTACGGcgggccccccctgcccccctggGGCGTGCAGGGCCAGGGCCCCCCCCTGGCCGTGGCGGAGGAGCGGAAGGGGCCCTACCTGGACCCCTTCGGCACGAGTCTGCAGCAGGCTGCGTTGATGACTCAGGGCTCGGTGCTGGGCCAGGAGGTGCCGGCCGCCCCGGACGAGGTCTCGGCCATGAAGAACCTGCTGAAGTACAGCAACCAGGCGCTGCTGGGGGGGCAGAAGGGCCCCCCCTtcgtggggctggggggcgtCAAGGGCAGCTGCGCCCACCAGGACGCCAAGTTccccccggggaaggggcagccGGAGCTGGAGCGGCCGGACTGCGCCCGCGGCCGGGAGCACGACGGGCTGGCCCCCGGCGAGGGCGAGGTGCGGCAGCCGCCCGTCGGCATCGCCGTGGCCGTGGCGCGGCAGAAGGACACGCTCGGACGGCCCGAACCCTCTtacggcggcggcggctctgggcggcagggccgggcggctGCCGGCATCAAAG CGGGCGCCGCGCGGCCCATGCACCTCATCGacctggaggcagaggaggagcggggccggctCTGCGAGGAgcgcctggggctgccggggcgagAGCTCCTTCTCCA GGACAACAAGGACCTGGTGGAGTTCGCCCGGATGCACCCGTCCGGGGGGTGTCCCGGGGAGCTGACCCCCCACCTGATGATCGCCGGGGGCTCCTCGCTGCCGGCGGGGCAGCTCGGGGGGGACCCCGCCGCCCACGCCCACCCGGCACACACGCACTGGCTGCCCCGCACCCGCAGCCCCTCCATCTGGATGGGGGGACACTCCTACG gcATCGGCCACCCCGCGCTGCACCAGAACCTGCCGCCCGCCTTCCCTGCCTCCATGCCCAGCACCATGCAGCCCgtcttccccctctcccaggacccccctgcccaGCTCGTCATCCTGCCCACCGAGCCCCCCGCCCACGGCACCCCCCACACGCTGG CCGACGTGATGGACCAGGCATCGCTGTGGCCCCCGATGTACCCGGGCCGGGGTCCCGGCGCCCACCTGCAGCACACGGGGCAGCTGCCCGTGTACTCGCGCTCCCAGTTCCTGCGGCAGCAGGAGCTCTacgccctgcagcagcagcagcgggcggCCCAGGCCCTCGAGATCCAGCGCCAGGCGCACGTCCAG CGGAAGCCGGAGGAGCAGCCCCTGGAGCTGGAGGACGGGGGTCCCGAGAAGCCCCTCAAACCCTCCCACAAAGCAGTTGCCTTAAACCCCCCGGCCAAGGGCCTGTCCTCGGCGGCCCCCGGGCCCCCCAAGCTGTCCCCTTGCTGCCACTCTCCGGCCCTGCGGCACCCGGCCAAGTGCCCCGTGGCCCTCCCTGCGGCCCCCTGCACTTTACCCGTCTGCCCCGCCGCCAGCTCCGCCGtggccccccgctccccggccgacAGCCCCCTGCCCGTCCAGAGCAAGGGCAGCGATGGCGAGGACAAGCGCGGAGAGGGGCAGCCGCCCCGCGACTACCCCAAGTCCCTGGAGCCAG ACCTGCCCCCCGGCTACAGCTACCCGGCCGCTGGCATGGGCTTCTCCGAGGCGCACTCCGCCGAGCCGGCTGACCCCGACACTATGCACGCCGGCTCCCCGCCGGCTGAGCCGGAGCAGTCCCGGACCTTCAGCCCCGCCGGGGAGGTGCTGCGGGAGCCGGGCCCCCcgcgggagccggcagctgggggGGCGATGGCCGAGGGTCCCGGGGCGCTGCTGCACCGTCACCACCTCCTCCTCGCCCCGGGGTCCCTCTGCGGCGAGCgggggccggccccggctgcgggggcCGCCGAGGAGCGGGCGCCGGTGCCCTTTGGGGTGCGCCGGGAGGCGGCTCAGGGAGCGCCGGAGCAGAGCCCaccggagcagcagcagcacccggTGCCGGTGGTGGgggcctccccgctgccccccgctgtggaagaggaggaggaggaagaggaggaggagggtgacaGCGATGGCTCGGAGCCGGAGGGCAGCTGCGACGAGGAGGATGGCGACAGCCCCGGCGGGCGACAGGGCCACCCGGGTGGGCTGGAGGCCCTGATTGCCGCTGGCATCGACCTGGGGGAGCTGCCGGCGCTGGGCTCGCCCAgggagccccccccggcccccccctcgCCCGCCCCCCACGCCTCAGGGATCCCCGGCATCGCCCTGCTCAGCGAGCTCGCCGACCTGGAGCTGCGCCGGCGCCGCTGCGACCTGGCCCTGGAAG GGGAGGACGAGGACCTGCTGGCCTTCAACCTGCAGAACCTGGCCACCGTGGCGGCCGCCTGGTCGCTGGTGGAGGCGGCCAGCCGGGAGGGCAGCCCCCCCGTgctcagccccctgcccacctccccgccgccccgcgcccgcgtcCCCCGCCGCAAGTACACCTGGACTCCCAAAACCAAGGCC GTTTGTCCCCTGAAGGCGGCCATCGAGCAGCTCAACACGCAGGAGGTGGAGGTGCGGATGCGGTTGGCCGAGCTCCAGCGCCGCTACAAGGAGAAGCAGCGGGAGCTGGTGAAGCTGCAGAGGCGGCATGACCACGA GCGTGACGAGAGCTCCcggagcccggcgcggcgcggcccggggcggccgaGGAAGCGCAAGCACTCCAGCACGCTGGGCAGGGCCGAGAGCCGCAAGGTCAA GGCGGTGAAGAccagcctgtccctgctgtgCGCCGAGCTGCGGGGGGACCCCGAGCCCAAGAAGAAGATGAGCAAGCTGGCCGAGGCGGCGTTCGGCAGCCTCAAGGGCTCCCCG gaGAAGGTGCGGTGCAAGAAGAGCGGCTCGCAGGGCAAGCTGGCCTGCAAGGTGGCTCACAAGGTGTCGCAGCTGAAGCAGAAGGTGAAGAGCAAAGGGCTGCCCGCTGGCATCAGCCCCTTCCGCCGGAAAGACCCCAACCCCGCTGGCCGCATCCAGAAGAAGCTGTCCCGTCCCAAGAGCTCCAAGGCCACCAAGTACCAGCCGCAGGACCCCGATCCCCGCCAGCCGGCGGGCTTCAAAG ACGAGCACGACGGGGACACAGACAGCGAGGACGGTGACGACGAGCCGGGCTTGTCCCTGCTGCCCTCGGTGCCCGTGGCCGTGCTCGGACCCTCCCCGTCCTCCGTGGTGAAGATGGAGGCCAACGAAAAGgcgaagaagaagaaggaaaggcaggGACTGCTAG GGCCCTGCCGCCTCGGCAGCCCCGAGGGCGAGGTGAAGATCAAGCGGCGGCCGGTGAAGCCGGGGACCGGCAAGCTGGAGAAGGTGCCGGCACGGCGGAAGGCGGGCGGCTGCGAGGAGGGCGGCAAGAAGAAGCTGAAGGCCAAGCCCAAGGAGAGCCTCCGGCCACCGGcccccagcggccccagcgccccggcccccgccggcagcCTCTTCGCCGGCACCGACCCCCGGCACTTCGGGCCGAGGGACGAGGGGGCTCGCCTGGCCAGCGAGAGGCTGAAGAAAGCCACACGCAAGAGCAAGGTGCTGCAGTCAGCCCTGAGG CGAAAGAACGGGGCGCTCTCGCTGGCCCTCTCCCCCCGGAGCGCCAAGACCATCCTGAGCAAGGGCAAGAAGCTGGCCAAGGTGAAGAGCAAAGTGGCCACCAAGCAG TGCAAGGGCCGGGCGGTCAGCAAGCTGCTGGAGAGCTTCACCGTGGAGGACGACTTCGACTTCGACGACAACAGCAGCTtctcggaggaggaggaggaggggggctgccTGGCGGGGGTGGCGCGGGTGGGacgccgctcccccccgccccacgcctGCGCCATCCAGAAGGAGGATCTGCGGGACGGGCTGCACATCCTCATCCCCAAGGAGGACAGCCTGCTCTACGCCGGCAGCGTGCGCACCATCCAGCCTCCCGACAT ctacAGCATCATCATCGAGGGCGAGCGGGGGAACCGGCAGCGCATCTACtcgcaggagcagctgctgcaggaggcg GTCCTCGACGTGCGGCCCCAGTCGCGACGCAGCCTGCCGCCGGGCACCCGCGTCTGCGCCTACTGGAGCCAGAAGTCCCGGTGCCTCTACCCGGGGAACGTGGTGCGAG GCTCCTCCAGCGATGAGGAGGAGGACGACCCCGAGGCGGTGATGGTGGAGTTCGATGACGGGGACACGGGGCACATCGCCGTCTCCAACATCCGCCTGCTGCCCCCCGACTTCAAGATCCAAT GCACCGAGCCGTCCCCCGCgctgctggtctccagctcctgcCGGCGGACGAAGCGGTCGTGCGGCGACGTGCCCCCAGCCAGCGAGCTgccccccagcctctgcccggACCGCCATGACGGCCCCGAGCCCCCCAAGAACTCGGGCAAGAAGGCGGCCGGCAAGGAGAAAAGCG GCAAAGCTGCGGAGGTGCTGTCGGGCGGCAAGGCGCCGGTGCTGAGCGACCCCTTCctggggcggcgcggcgggccgctGCTGAGCTGGTCGGCGGTGGCGCAGACGAAGCGGAAGGCGGCGAGCAAGGGCACGGCCGTGCTGCAGAACCTCTTCCAGGTCAACGGCAGCGCCAAGAAGCTGCGGGCCAAAGAGGCCATCTTCCCCgtgcaccaccaccaccacctcgcCGCCCCCGTCTTCGGCAACGGCTTCGGGGCCGACTCCTTCAGCCGCATCGCCAGCTCCTACGCCTCCttcggggccggggctgggctggtgcTGCCGGCTGCCCAGAAACTCCTGCGCTCCAAGAAGGCCGAGCGGCTGGAGGCAGAAATGGGCAAAAGCAGCCGGAGAAAGGCAGGCAGTGAGTACCTGGTCAAGCTGGACCACGAAGGGGTGACGTCCCCCAAGAACAAGAACTGCaaggccctgctgctggctgagaagGACTTTGGGGCCAAGCTGGAGCGGCCCCTGGCCGGCCACGGCTATGCCCACGCGGCCCTGGCAGGCAAGGATAGGAAGGGGCGGGCGCCCGTGCACCAGCTGCCCGTGGGGCTGGCGCTGCGGAAATACTCGGGCCAGGCCGAGTTCACCCTGAACTGCGACAGCGACTGCCACAGCTCCTACTCGGACATGGACGAGGATGAGGAGGCGGGCGGGCTGGGCGCCGACGTGCCCTCGCGCTTTATGACCCGCCTCTcagtttcctcctcttcctcgggctcttccacctcctccagctccggctccatctccacctccagcctctgctcctccgaCAACGAGGATTCCTCCTACAGCTCCGAGGACGAGGACTCCACGCTGCTCCTCCAGACCTGCCTCTCCCACCCGGTGCCGGCGCTGCTGGCGCAGCCGGAGGCCCTGCGCTCCAAGAGCGGCGCGCCGCAGCGCTGCTTCCTCACcaaggccgccgccgccggccccaaGGCCAAGCTCAAGCGCAAGGAGGCCCTCAGCTTCTCCAAAGCCAAAGAGTTCTCCCGGAGGCAGCGCCTGCCCTCGGTGGAAAACCGGCCAAAGATCTCCGCCTTCCTGCCCGCGCGCCAGCTCTGGAGGTGGTCGGGGAACCCCACGCAG CGGCGGGGCATGAAGGGCAAGGCGCGGAAGCTGTTCTACAAGGCCATCGTGCGGGGCAAGGAGACGCTGCGCATCGGGGACTGCGCCGTCTTCCTCTCGGCCGGGCGGCCCAACCTGCCCTACATCGGGCGCATCGAGAGCATGTGGGAGTCCTGGGGCAGCAACATGGTGGTCAAGGTCAAGTGGTTCTACCACCCCGAGGAGACCAAGCTGGGCAAGCGGCAGAGCGACGGCAAG AACGCCCTGTACCAGTCGTGCCACGAGGACGAGAACGACGTGCAGACCATCTCCCACAAGTGCCAGGTGGTGGGACGGGAGCACTACGAGCAGATGACCCGCAGCAAGAAGTACCAGGACCGGCAGGACCTCTACTACCTGGCGGGCACCTACGACCCCACCACGGGCCGGCTGGTGACTGCCGACGGGGTGCCCATCCTCTGCTGA